The nucleotide sequence GACGCGGGCGCGGTGGCTCTCGAGGGCGCTCCGCGCGCCGCGCACGCGCCGGGCCGCCTCGGCGACCGCCGCGAGCGGGCCCTGGAGGCCGCCGAAGGCGTCCAGGATGGCGCGGTGCGTGGCCGCGTCCGAGAGCGCCCGGTCGTCGTGCTGGCCGTGGATCTCCACGAGCGCCGCGCCGATTGCCCGCAGCACCTGCACGCCCACCGGCTGGTCGTTGACGAAGGCGCGGGTGCGCCCGTCCGCCATCTGGGTGCGGCGCAGGATCAGGTCGCCCTCGGTGTCGATCTCGGCCTCGGCCGCGACCCGACGGGCCGGGTGGTCGAGCCCGATGTCGAACACCGCGGTGACCGCGCCCTGGCTCTCCCCGTGACGCACGAGGCGCCCGTCGCCGCGCCCGCCCAGCGCCAGCGCGAAGGCGTCGAGCAGGATCGACTTGCCCGCACCCGTCTCCCCGGTGAGGACGCTCAGTCCGTCGCGAAAGTTCAGCTCGAGCTTGTCGATCAGAACGATGTCGCGGATCGCAAGCTGCGCGAGCATGCGTCTGTCCGGTCTCTCCAATCTGGTATCGCGCGTGATCTAGACGGAAGCGCGCCGGACTTCACGCGGAAAAATCGACGCCGCCCCGCGTGGCTCGGGTCCGCGGATGGACCGGACGGTGCCGCCGCCGCTAGAAGGCTGGCGGCCGGGCCGTAACCGCCCCGGTACCGGATCCGCGAGGCCGACGGGGAGCATGACGGCCTACTTCATCACCTGCCACGCCTCGGTCGCCTGCGTCCGCGACCAGTTCCGCACGCTCCACCGGCCGGAGCACCTGCTCCTCTACCACGTGGACGCGAAGGCGCCCGCTGCCCTGCACGAGACGGTGCGGCGGTTGGGAGAGGCCTTTCCGAACGTCGTGGTGCTGCCGAGCCGGCACTATGCCTGGGCCGGCTACTCGCAGGTCGCCACGACCCTGGAGGCGATGGATCGGGCGCTGGCCTCCGGCTCCGACTGGTCGCACCTCGTGGTCCTGAGCGAGCAGCATTGCCGCCTGCGGGACGAGGCCGGCCTCGCGGCGGCTCTGGAGCCGGGCGTCTCCTACGTCGACGCGACGCCCTTCGGCGCGATGAACCCCGTCTCCCAGGCCGACATCGCCCATCGCTTCAGCATGGAGTACCGCGAGCTTCCTGGGATCGGCAGTTTCGGGATCGTGCCGGCGGCGCCTGATCCGGAGTTTCTCGCCCGCCTCCGGCACGGCAGCAACTGGTACATCCTCTCGCGTCAGGCCTGCGCCTATCTCCGCGACGCTGCCCGCACGGCACCGGAGGCGGCGCGGCTCAGGGCGGCGGTCCACCCGGACGAGAACATGCTCCAGACGCTGCTCTCCGCCGATGGCGGAGAAGGCGGCCGGATCGAGACGCGCGAGACCACCTTCGTGGCCTGGCCGCACATATCCGGCAATCCCGACATGACCTTCCGGGCCGAGGATTTCCGCGCGGCGCGGGCGGGCGACCGGCTCTTCATCCGCAAGCGCCCTGCGTGCCTGCCGCCGGAGGTCGCGGCCGCGCTCGAAGGCTGGGCCTCCTTGAGCGAGGCCGACCTGACCGCGGTGATCGGCGCCCCGCCGGAACCGTCCGCGGAGGCGCCGGACCCCGAGGGGACCGCGCTGGCGCGGCGCGTGGCAAGCCGGGTGGTGCGGCGCGGGCGCGGCGTGCAGGCCGACCTGCCGAACCTGCGCTTCGGCCTGCGCAACCCGTCTTTCAGCCTACGCTTCCGCACGGCACGGATCCCGGACGGCATCGACGTACGCATCCTCTCGCAGGATCTCCGGCACTTCCGGGTGCTGCTGCTGGAGGCCGAGAGCCCGGCGATCGACTTCGTGCCGCGCCTCCGCCACGGCCGCCCGGCCCCGCTTTTGCGGATCCGCGTCCCCGAATTCGACTTTCGCCGGGAGATCTTGGTGGAGGAGGACCCGGCGCGCGGCTTCTGGACCCGGCCCGGGGATGGCGGGGTCATCGGCCTCGTGCGCGTGATCGAGGCCTATATCCGGGTGGCCGAGGGCCTGGGAGCGGTGCGCGCACGCGAGCCCGTCCGGGGTCTCGCCGCGGCGCGGCAGGAGGCGGCGGCGCGCGGGCGCAGCCTCGCCTGGAGCCTGCGCCGGCTCCTCAAGCGCAAACGGCCGGCCTGATCCGGCCGGCCGTCACAGCGTCCTCTAGGAGAGGGAGGCTCACTCTGCCGATGCGGTCTTGCGGCCGATCACCGAGCTGTAGATCTTGCTGAGGAACGAGGACTTCTCCTCGCGCGGCTGCAGCCCGCCGTTCGCCAGCAGCGCGTGGGCGTCCTTGTACCAGGGGCTGTCCGGGAAGTTGTGGCCGAGCACGGCCGCCGAGTTCTGGGCCTCTGCCGTGATGCCGAGCGCCATGTAGGCCTCCGTCAGGCGCATCAGGGCCTCCTCGGCGTGGCGGGTGGTCTGGTACTTGGCTACCACGTCGCGGAAGCGGTTGATCGCCGCCGGGAAGTTGCGCTTCTCCAGGTAGTAGCGGCCGACATCCATCTCCTTGCCGGCGAGCTGATCGCGGGTGATCTGGATCTTGGCCTTGGCGTCGGCGCTGTACTCCGAGGTGGGATAGCGCTGCACCAGTTCCTGGAGCGCGGCCAGCGCCTTCTCGGAGCGGTCCTGGTCGCGGGTCACGTCCGGGATCTGCTTGTAGTGCGACATCGCCATCAGGTACTGGGCGTAGGCCGCGTCCTTGCTGGCCGGGTGGCGCTGCAGATAGCGCCGCGAGGCGTTGATCGCGTCGTCGTACTTCGCGCCCTGGTAGTTCGAGAAGGCCGTCATCAGCAGCGCCTTCCGGGACCAGTCGGAGTAGGAATACTGCTTGTCGAGCGCGTCGAACTTCTTGACCGCGCCCTCGTAGTCGCTGTCCTCGAGCTTGGCCAAGCCTTCGCTGTAGAGCTTGTCCGCCGGGGTGTCCTGGATGACTTCGGGCTTGTACTTCTCGGCGAAGAGGCCGGTCGGGTCGAAGTCGCAGCCGCCGAGACCGAGGGCCAGGACGATCACGGGCGCGGTCACGAGCACGGGCATCGCCCGGCCGCGGTTCCGAGTGGTGAGGCGCATCTGCGATACTTTCCCCGAACAGGCGGGTCCGTCTTCGACGCGGACCATCCAGCCTTCACACGATCTGTGCCGAGCGGGTCTCGTCCATCCGGGCTTGGCGGGCAAGCCGGAGGTCGGAGTCCGTCACGGATGATTCACCGTGACCTTCGATTCGGGCGCGAAAGCGGCAGGACCGGGTCTCGCGCGATCGGCGCGCGTCTGTGGCCTGCCGGCAACGGATTGGGGTGAGATCAGAGCTCGCCCGCGAAGGCAGCGAAGCCCAGTCCGACGCCGAACTCGGCCAGAGCGGTCTCGCGGCGGGTGCCGACGGCCTCGATGATGGCGTAGTTGGCGCGGTCGGCGAAGAGGGCGTGGAGGACGCCGACATTCATGCGGTGGCCGCCGCAATAGGAGCGGTACGCACCCTGGAGGGGAAGGCCGGCCAGCGCGAGGTCGCCGACCGCGTCGAGGATCTTGTGGCGGACGAACTCGTCGGGGAAGCGCAGGCCCTCGGGGTTCACCACGTCGGTGTCGCCGACCGCCACGGTGTTCTCCAGGGAGGCGCCGAGCGCGAAGCCGGCCTTCCAATAGCGCTGCACGTCCTTCATCATGCCGAAGGTTCGGGCGCCCGCGATCTCGCGGCGGTAGGCGGCGGGGCTGAGATCCATCGCCTTGCGGCTGCGGCCGATGACGGGGTTCTCGAAATCGATCTCGACGTCGAGGCGGAAACCCCGGTCGATCGGGCGCAGCTCCGCGAAGGCCTTGCCGTTCTCGATGCGCACGGGGCGCAGAACCTTGATCCAGCGGCGCGGGGCGCCGCAGCCCGTGAGGCCGACCTGATCGATCGCGGTGACGAAGGGGAGCGCGCTGCCGTCGAGGATCGGCATCTCGGGCCCGTCGATCTCGACCAGGGCATTATCGACCCCTAAGCCGAACAGGGCGGACATCAGGTGCTCGATGGTGGCGACCGCGCCCGAGTCGACGTCGCCGATGACGGTGCAGAGCTCGGTGGCGGAGACGCAGGCGTGGTGGGCTTTGATCAGCCGGTCGTTGCCCGAGGGCATCCCGGTACGGAGGAAGGCGATACCGTGGTTGGCCGGCGCCGGCCGGAGGGTGATCTCGGCAGGGTTGCCGGAATGGACACCGACGCCGTTGAGCGTCACCGGGCCCTTGAGGGTTGTCTGTTGGTTCGTTCGCATTCCTGAGCCCTCGGCCGTGACCCGCCGCCGGATCCCCCCGCCTATCGCGAGGAGCCCGTCATCGTTCGATCCGTCCGCTGCTTGGTGCCCCTGAGGTCGCTGTCGGCTCGCGCCGGTGCGGCCCCGTTCGTCGTTCCGGATTTTTCTATAGCCACGCCGGATTGGCCGGCCAAATCACGGATTCTTACCGTCTGTTACAGTCACGCTTCTGCCGCAATTTGGAAAAGTAGCTGGCCCATCAATCAGTTAATCGATGGTTAACATCGGTTAAAAACGCGCGCCGCAATGTGACGCGGGTGCATCACCGGCCGGCATGCGCGCGCCCGCGGACCCTTTCGGGCCGCGGGCGCGCGTTCCGTTTGGCGGATGGGAGGCCCCTCGTGGGGCCGCCGATCAGTTCGCCTGCCGACGCAGGAAGGCCGGGATCTCCAGATGGTCGTCGTCCATCATCCGGGCCGGCGGCGTGGTCCGCCCCTGGGCATCGAGGTTGCCCTGCGGGGCGCGGTAGGCCGGGGCCTGGGGCTGCGGCATGTGATGGCCCTGCGGGGCCTGATGTCCGTGCGGGGCCTGGACACGCGGCGCCGGCACCGGAGCCTGGGGCGCCGCGGCGCGCGGGGCCGGAGCGGGCTCCTCCTCGCGGCGGCCGCCGAAGCCGACCGTGGCGAGGCGGCGCAGCAGCGAGGTGCGCTTGGCGTCGGCGGGCTCCGCCGCGGGCTGCTCGGTGCGGCTCGCCATGATCTGGTTCTGGGCGATCTGCGGCAGCTCGTGGATCTGCGGCATGCGGGGTGCGCGAGCGAGCGGGGCCGTGGCCGGCGCGGCGGGCCGCGGCGGCACGAACGGGCCGGCATGGTGCTGCGGCAGCTCGGGCTGCTGCGGCGCGGCGGCCGGCTGCGGTACGAAGGCCGCGGCGGCCCGCGGCGCTGCCTGGGTCAGCACGACGTCGTCGCGCATGACCGGCGCGGGCTCGGGCTGCGGCGCGGGGGCGACCGGCATCGCGACGGGGGCGTGCGCCACCGGAGCCTGGGCGATCGGGGCCGGAGCCTCGGTGCGGATCGCGGGCGGCGCCTGGGTGGCGGCGCTGTGGACCGCGGCGGCGCGCGAGCGGGCCTCGGAGCGCAGGCGCTCGGCGACCTCGGCGATGCGCTGCTCGGTCTCGGCGATGGCCGGGTTGTTGGGCGAGTTCGCCGAGATCAGCGCCGGCTCGATGCCGGTGGCGACGACCGAGACCCGGATGATGCCGTCGAGGCTCTCGTCGAAGGTGGCGCCCAGGATGATGTTGGCGTCCTGATCGACCTCCTCGCGGATGCGGGTGGCGGCCTCGTCGAGCTCGTAGAGGGTGAGGTCCGAGCCGCCGGTGATCGAGATCAGCAGGCCGCGGGCGCCCTTCATCGAGACGTCGTCGAGGAGCGGGTTGGCGATCGCGGCCTCGGCGGCGCGGTTGGCGCGCTTCTCTCCGCTCGCCTCGCCGGTGCCCATCATGGCCTTGCCCATGCCGCGCATGATCGCCCGCACGTCCGCGAAGTCGAGGTTGATCAGGCCCTCCTTCACCATCAGGTCGGTGATGCAGGCCACGCCCGAGTAGAGCACTTGGTCGGCCATCGCGAAGGCGTCGGCGAAGGTGGTCTTCTCGTTGGCGACCCGGAACAGGTTCTGGTTCGGGATCACGATGAGCGTGTCGACGGAGGCCTGAAGCTCCTGGATGCCGGCCTCGGCCGTGCGCATCCGGCGCATGCCCTCGAACTGGAAGGGCTTCGTCACCACGCCGACCGTCAGGATGCCCATGTCGCGCGCCGCGCGGGCGATGACGGGCGCGGCGCCCGTGCCGGTGCCGCCGCCCATGCCGGCGGTGATGAAGCACATGTGTGCGCCGGACAGCTGGTCGCGGATCTCGTCGATCACCTCGTCGGCGGCGGCCGAGCCGACCTCCGGGTGCGAGCCGGCGCCGAGGCCCTGCGTCACGCCGAGGCCCATCTGGATCACGCGCTCGGCCTTCGAGGAGGTGAGCGCCTGGGCATCCGTGTTGGCGACCACGAACTCGCAGCCGAGAAGCCCGGACTCGATCATGTTGTTGACGGCGTTGCCGCCCGCGCCGCCGACGCCGAACACGGTGATGCGGGGCTTGAGTTCGCGGATGTCGGGGGCCTGGAGGGAAATGGCCATGGTGTCGAGCCTCTCGTGAACCTGGAATTGCCGGGGCGCCTAGACGCCTGATGTTTTCTCGTTCTCTGGCGGCCCGCCGGGGCGGAGCGCCGAAAGCTCAGAAGCCGCTGGCGATCCAGCCGAACAGGCGGCCGAAATAGCCGTCGGTGCCTGTCCGCGCGAAGGCGCTGTGCCCGCGCGGCTCGAAGTGCTCGGCATGGGCGACCTGCGGGTAGACCAGCAGGCCGACCGCGGCCGAGAAGGCCGGGCCCTTGGCGGCCTCGGGCAGGCCGCGGATGCCGAGCGGGCGGCCGATCCGGACCTGGCCCTGCATCACCCGGCGCGCCACCTCGGGCATGCCGACGAGCTGGCTGGCCCCGCCCGTGAGCACGACCCGCCGTCCGGCCTGGGCGGCGAAGCCCGCCCCGCGCAGACGGTCGCGCACCAGCTCCACCACCTCCTCGACGCGCGGCTTGATGATCCGCACGAGCTGCGAGCGCGGCACGTGGGCGGGCACGTCGCCCTCGTCCTCGCCGACGCCGTGGACCGCGATCATGTCGCGCTCGTCCGA is from Methylobacterium radiodurans and encodes:
- the lpxC gene encoding UDP-3-O-acyl-N-acetylglucosamine deacetylase is translated as MRTNQQTTLKGPVTLNGVGVHSGNPAEITLRPAPANHGIAFLRTGMPSGNDRLIKAHHACVSATELCTVIGDVDSGAVATIEHLMSALFGLGVDNALVEIDGPEMPILDGSALPFVTAIDQVGLTGCGAPRRWIKVLRPVRIENGKAFAELRPIDRGFRLDVEIDFENPVIGRSRKAMDLSPAAYRREIAGARTFGMMKDVQRYWKAGFALGASLENTVAVGDTDVVNPEGLRFPDEFVRHKILDAVGDLALAGLPLQGAYRSYCGGHRMNVGVLHALFADRANYAIIEAVGTRRETALAEFGVGLGFAAFAGEL
- a CDS encoding outer membrane protein assembly factor BamD, with the protein product MRLTTRNRGRAMPVLVTAPVIVLALGLGGCDFDPTGLFAEKYKPEVIQDTPADKLYSEGLAKLEDSDYEGAVKKFDALDKQYSYSDWSRKALLMTAFSNYQGAKYDDAINASRRYLQRHPASKDAAYAQYLMAMSHYKQIPDVTRDQDRSEKALAALQELVQRYPTSEYSADAKAKIQITRDQLAGKEMDVGRYYLEKRNFPAAINRFRDVVAKYQTTRHAEEALMRLTEAYMALGITAEAQNSAAVLGHNFPDSPWYKDAHALLANGGLQPREEKSSFLSKIYSSVIGRKTASAE
- a CDS encoding beta-1,6-N-acetylglucosaminyltransferase translates to MTAYFITCHASVACVRDQFRTLHRPEHLLLYHVDAKAPAALHETVRRLGEAFPNVVVLPSRHYAWAGYSQVATTLEAMDRALASGSDWSHLVVLSEQHCRLRDEAGLAAALEPGVSYVDATPFGAMNPVSQADIAHRFSMEYRELPGIGSFGIVPAAPDPEFLARLRHGSNWYILSRQACAYLRDAARTAPEAARLRAAVHPDENMLQTLLSADGGEGGRIETRETTFVAWPHISGNPDMTFRAEDFRAARAGDRLFIRKRPACLPPEVAAALEGWASLSEADLTAVIGAPPEPSAEAPDPEGTALARRVASRVVRRGRGVQADLPNLRFGLRNPSFSLRFRTARIPDGIDVRILSQDLRHFRVLLLEAESPAIDFVPRLRHGRPAPLLRIRVPEFDFRREILVEEDPARGFWTRPGDGGVIGLVRVIEAYIRVAEGLGAVRAREPVRGLAAARQEAAARGRSLAWSLRRLLKRKRPA
- the ftsZ gene encoding cell division protein FtsZ translates to MAISLQAPDIRELKPRITVFGVGGAGGNAVNNMIESGLLGCEFVVANTDAQALTSSKAERVIQMGLGVTQGLGAGSHPEVGSAAADEVIDEIRDQLSGAHMCFITAGMGGGTGTGAAPVIARAARDMGILTVGVVTKPFQFEGMRRMRTAEAGIQELQASVDTLIVIPNQNLFRVANEKTTFADAFAMADQVLYSGVACITDLMVKEGLINLDFADVRAIMRGMGKAMMGTGEASGEKRANRAAEAAIANPLLDDVSMKGARGLLISITGGSDLTLYELDEAATRIREEVDQDANIILGATFDESLDGIIRVSVVATGIEPALISANSPNNPAIAETEQRIAEVAERLRSEARSRAAAVHSAATQAPPAIRTEAPAPIAQAPVAHAPVAMPVAPAPQPEPAPVMRDDVVLTQAAPRAAAAFVPQPAAAPQQPELPQHHAGPFVPPRPAAPATAPLARAPRMPQIHELPQIAQNQIMASRTEQPAAEPADAKRTSLLRRLATVGFGGRREEEPAPAPRAAAPQAPVPAPRVQAPHGHQAPQGHHMPQPQAPAYRAPQGNLDAQGRTTPPARMMDDDHLEIPAFLRRQAN